From a single Magnetococcales bacterium genomic region:
- a CDS encoding glycosyltransferase, translating to MKFSFVCHEFPPIGGGAASALDQFTAALALRGHRIQVITIGLGWKDTVVTEASNREIVRLGTGRRRVLAPSAPQLAASYLALRHGAPAHLERFSPQALVAFFAFPAGHAMRPAARRLGCPLIVSLRGSDVPGFSPARWGLLQTLMPLLVRPVLRQADRVLANGAALGRMAEAFLPGLTWHNLPNGTDRKRFHPGSLDPLETPLRTLFVGQFIRRKRCLEWLDALHRLGQQGIPIRATLVGDGPLYPEVRKKAAALPANITVHLTGSLPREQLPDIYRQHHVLLHLSTAEGVSNVLLEGMASGLAVVASRPAVDPSMLPAVSVVDDPTPDNIALAVARLHADRDLLVSRQRAALHLAPDWEATVEAFLDQVSGLCS from the coding sequence ATGAAATTCTCCTTCGTCTGTCACGAATTCCCCCCCATCGGCGGTGGGGCAGCCTCCGCGCTCGATCAGTTCACCGCCGCATTGGCCCTTCGGGGCCATCGCATCCAGGTGATCACCATCGGACTGGGCTGGAAGGATACCGTGGTCACCGAGGCCTCAAACCGGGAAATCGTGCGTCTCGGCACGGGACGGCGTCGGGTGCTGGCCCCCTCGGCTCCGCAACTGGCCGCCTCCTATCTGGCATTGCGCCATGGCGCGCCGGCCCATCTGGAACGGTTTTCCCCGCAGGCGCTGGTGGCCTTTTTCGCTTTTCCCGCAGGACACGCCATGCGGCCTGCAGCCCGGCGGCTGGGCTGCCCCCTGATCGTCTCGTTGCGCGGTTCGGACGTACCGGGATTCTCCCCGGCCCGATGGGGACTCCTGCAAACCCTGATGCCCCTTCTGGTGCGTCCGGTCTTGCGGCAAGCCGATCGGGTTCTGGCTAACGGCGCCGCCCTGGGTCGGATGGCCGAAGCCTTTCTGCCCGGTCTGACCTGGCACAATCTGCCCAACGGCACCGATCGCAAGCGGTTTCACCCCGGTTCCCTGGATCCCCTGGAAACCCCCTTGCGCACTCTTTTCGTGGGACAGTTCATCCGGCGAAAACGCTGTCTGGAGTGGCTGGATGCCCTGCACCGTCTGGGACAACAAGGCATTCCCATCCGGGCAACCCTGGTGGGAGACGGTCCGCTGTATCCGGAAGTGCGCAAAAAAGCCGCCGCATTGCCCGCAAACATCACCGTGCATCTGACGGGATCTCTCCCCCGGGAGCAGTTGCCCGACATCTACCGGCAACACCATGTGCTGTTGCATCTGTCCACGGCGGAAGGCGTCTCCAACGTTTTGCTGGAAGGCATGGCCTCGGGACTGGCGGTGGTGGCTTCCCGACCGGCGGTGGATCCGTCCATGCTGCCGGCGGTCTCCGTCGTGGACGATCCGACCCCGGATAACATCGCCCTGGCGGTGGCCCGTTTGCATGCCGATCGCGACCTGCTGGTCTCCCGACAACGGGCCGCGCTCCACCTGGCGCCGGACTGGGAGGCAACGGTCGAAGCGTTTCTCGATCAGGTCAGTGGCCTGTGTTCCTGA